Below is a window of Herminiimonas arsenicoxydans DNA.
CGGCAGCGCCGTCCGATGGGACTGAGCCTGCTCAAGCTTGAATACGCTCACGACCTGCACCAGACTGCAGGCCTGTTCCTGCAGCGATCCGGCGGCAGCGGCCGCCTCTTCCACCAGTGCGGCATTCTGCTGCGTAACCCTGTCCATCTGGCCGATGGCCTGATTGACCTGTTCTATGCCGGCGGTCTGCTCGCGGCTGGCAGTGGTGATTTCACCCATGATGTCGGTGACCTGCCCTATGCTGGCAACGATTTCGTTCATCGTGCTGCCGGCCTGATCGACCAGCGTAGCGCCGGCGCCGACTTTTTCCAGCGAGTCGTCTATCAAGCTCTTGATTTCCTTCGCCGCCTCGGCCGAACGTTGTGCCAGACTGCGCACCTCGGTAGCGACTACCGCAAAACCGCGTCCCTGCTCGCCGACGCGCGCAGCCTCCACCGCTGCATTCAGGGCCAGGATATTGGTCTGGAAGGCAATGCCGTTGATGACGCCTATGATGTCGCCTATCCTGCCGGCCGATGCACTGATGGAGTCCATCGTCGTGACGACCTGCGCCACCACCGTATTGCCCTGTACTGCGATATCGGATGCGGAAACCGCCAGTTGGTTGGCTTGCTGCGCATGGCCGGCATTCTGCTTGACCGTCGCAGTCAGTTCTTCCATCGAAGACGCGGTTTCTTCCAGTGAACTGGCCTGCTGTTCGGTGCGTGCCGACAGATCGATATTGCCGGCGGCGATCTGGCCGGATGCGGTGGCGATGGTATCGCTGGCGCGCCGGATATCGCCTACCGTCTTCGCCAGATTTTGCTGCATGTCCTGCATCGCTGCCAGCAAACTGTTGCGGTCGCCCTTGCGTGTGATGATCGTTGCCGACAGATCACCGCCGGCAATACGGCGCACTATCTGTGCTGCATATTGCGGTTCGCCGCCAAGTTGCGCATAAACGCTGCGCACCAGCAGGAAACCGAGCAGCGTCGCCGCCACCGCACCTGCCCCAAGCACCGTCGCAATGACATTGCGAATAGTCAGATAACGCTGTTGTGCAGCCTCATAGGCCAGACCGGCCTCGTCCACCTGCAGCTTGCGTAAAGCATCAATGCTGTTGCGCACCGCCGGCACCAGTTTCTGGAACTGCTGCTGTAATTGCATCGCCTCTACAACCTGCCCTTTCTGCAATGCGGCGGCGGCCGGGAATAAACCATCCTGCACCATGCGGGCGCGATGGGAGGCAAAATTTTCTGCCAGCCTGCGCTCATCGGGCAACAGACTGCCGTCCATGTATTCGTTCCATGCCTGCGTGATTTCTGCGGCATTTTTTGCAATCAGAGCGGTATGGCTGGCGGTCTTTTCC
It encodes the following:
- a CDS encoding putative methyl-accepting chemotaxis protein I (MCP-I) (Serine chemoreceptor protein) Tsr-like (Evidence 3 : Function proposed based on presence of conserved amino acid motif, structural feature or limited homology; Product type prc : putative receptor), giving the protein MNITLKTRLGLVIGLLALISMAVGLLGLNGIGRSNGDLQQVYQHRTVALEKISRIDRLLLANRLALSEALHDPDAEKTASHTALIAKNAAEITQAWNEYMDGSLLPDERRLAENFASHRARMVQDGLFPAAAALQKGQVVEAMQLQQQFQKLVPAVRNSIDALRKLQVDEAGLAYEAAQQRYLTIRNVIATVLGAGAVAATLLGFLLVRSVYAQLGGEPQYAAQIVRRIAGGDLSATIITRKGDRNSLLAAMQDMQQNLAKTVGDIRRASDTIATASGQIAAGNIDLSARTEQQASSLEETASSMEELTATVKQNAGHAQQANQLAVSASDIAVQGNTVVAQVVTTMDSISASAGRIGDIIGVINGIAFQTNILALNAAVEAARVGEQGRGFAVVATEVRSLAQRSAEAAKEIKSLIDDSLEKVGAGATLVDQAGSTMNEIVASIGQVTDIMGEITTASREQTAGIEQVNQAIGQMDRVTQQNAALVEEAAAAAGSLQEQACSLVQVVSVFKLEQAQSHRTALPHMLDMPVHTLARLT